A stretch of DNA from Curtobacterium sp. MCBD17_035:
CGACGCCCGCGGCCGCGGCGGGCAGGTGGCGGCGCGACGAGACGCCCACGAGCACCCACGCCACGAGACCGAGGCCGACGACCACGAGCAGGATCGCCGTCACGGGCGCGACGGCGGCCACCGCGGCGATCACGGCCGGGGCGAGGAACCCCGCGTACGCGACCGCGTAGAACACGCCGGTGAGGCCTGCGAGGTCCCGACTCGACGCGATCCGCTGCACCTCGAGCAGGCTCGACACCAGGGCGATGCCCATGCCGGCACCGACGACCGCGTTCGCCACGAGCCCGATCCAGACCGAATCGGCCGCGATCGCGAGCGCGACGACCGCGATGCCGACGGTCATCACGAGCACGGCGACGACGAGCCCGCGCGCGCTCGACACGGAGTGCACCCGTCCGGCGATCGGTTGGACCGCACTCGACACCCCGAGCGCGACGACCGTCGCGGCGGTCGCGAAGACGAGCCCCCAGCGTCCGGTCGCGTCGTGCAACTGGGTGGGCAGGTAGCCGTACGCGATCGCGGCGGACGCGAACACGAGCGGGGCCGACACCATGACCACGCGGACGAAGCGCCGGTGTCCGGCCGACGGCACGCGGAGCTGCCGCCACCAGGGCCCGGTGACGCCGCCGGACGTGTGGGTCTCGGGTGCGCGCAGCACGACGACGAGGAACGGGACCGCGACGGCGATGTGCACGAGGAACGGCAGCACCTCGGGGACCGGGCCCCACTGGGCCATGCAGCCGGCGACGAGTGCGCCGCTGCCGGATCCGAGGGTGAACGCGAGCGATGCCCGTCGTGCGCCCGATCCGGCGTCGGCCACCGGGTCGTACCGGCCCTGGGACAGTTCCTTCACCCAGCTGTTCCCGACGGCCATGGCGATGCCCACGGTGATCCCGGAGCAGAGTCGCCCGGCCGCGAGGTACCCCGCGCCGAACGGACCGAGGGCCAGGAGGCCGCTGCCGACGAGCGCCGCCGTGACCCCGACGAGCATGAGGGGGCGGCGTCCGTGCCGGTCGGAGAGCGACCCGGCGACGAGCAGTGCCGGTGCGAGACCGAGGACGTACACGCCGAGGAACGCGTTGACGAGGAGCGTCGAGTAGTGCGCACGCTCCTGGTACATGAGCAGCAGCGGGCTGAACTGGTTGCCGCCCCACGAGCAGACGAAGACGGCGCCCCACACCGCGAGCCACGGCCGCACCCGTGCTGCCCGCCGGCTCGTCACACCGGGCCGGCCGGGAGGCCCGGTCCGCTGCAACGGGACCGCTCCCGTCGACGTGTCCACGCTCACAGCGCGCCCCGGTGCCCGGCGACGTGGTCGCGGAGCACCTCGGCGTAGCGGGCGGCGTCGCCGGCGGCGACGGCCCGGGCCAGTGCGCGGTGCTGGTCGAGCGCCGGGTGGAGCTGTTCGGGACGGACCCGGATGAGCTGGTGCCGGAGGCGTTGCTGGCGGTCGTGGAGGAGGCGGGTGAAGTGCACCGCGACGGGGTTCTCCGCGGCCGCGACGACCGCGGTGTGGAACGCGTCGTCGGCGTCGACGAACCGGTCCACGTCGTGTTCCGCGATCGCGTCGGCCTGGTCGCGCAGGAGGTCGTCGAGCACGGGCACGAGGTCCGGACGCGGGCCACCGCGGAGTGCTCGGGTCGCCGCGGACGCCTCGACCGCTTCCCGCATCTCGAGGACGTCGGCGGACTCGCTCGGGGACATGCGGCGGACGACGGCGCCCTTCCGGGACTCGAGCGTGAGCAGTTGCTCCGCGGCGAGCCGGAGGAACGCCTCGTGCACCGGGGTCCGGCTGATGCCGAGCTCCTGGCAGACGACCCCCTCGCTGAGGAGGGTACCGCCAGGGAGTTCACCGCGGATGATCTGGTGCTTCGTGTGCTCGTAGGCG
This window harbors:
- a CDS encoding MFS transporter; the protein is MDTSTGAVPLQRTGPPGRPGVTSRRAARVRPWLAVWGAVFVCSWGGNQFSPLLLMYQERAHYSTLLVNAFLGVYVLGLAPALLVAGSLSDRHGRRPLMLVGVTAALVGSGLLALGPFGAGYLAAGRLCSGITVGIAMAVGNSWVKELSQGRYDPVADAGSGARRASLAFTLGSGSGALVAGCMAQWGPVPEVLPFLVHIAVAVPFLVVVLRAPETHTSGGVTGPWWRQLRVPSAGHRRFVRVVMVSAPLVFASAAIAYGYLPTQLHDATGRWGLVFATAATVVALGVSSAVQPIAGRVHSVSSARGLVVAVLVMTVGIAVVALAIAADSVWIGLVANAVVGAGMGIALVSSLLEVQRIASSRDLAGLTGVFYAVAYAGFLAPAVIAAVAAVAPVTAILLVVVGLGLVAWVLVGVSSRRHLPAAAAGVGPDDPTAHLG
- a CDS encoding GntR family transcriptional regulator, giving the protein MSSAERAYEHTKHQIIRGELPGGTLLSEGVVCQELGISRTPVHEAFLRLAAEQLLTLESRKGAVVRRMSPSESADVLEMREAVEASAATRALRGGPRPDLVPVLDDLLRDQADAIAEHDVDRFVDADDAFHTAVVAAAENPVAVHFTRLLHDRQQRLRHQLIRVRPEQLHPALDQHRALARAVAAGDAARYAEVLRDHVAGHRGAL